The DNA window AACCCGGTGGCCACGACCCAGATGGGCATGACCTGGGGCCTGACGGCGGAGAACGGCAGCCGCGTCGCCGGTACGATCGAGGACAAGGACATCGGCATGCGCGGCGGTCTCCGCGTCCGCGTCGGCGAGGCCGTCCGCGAACTGGTCGTTGCCCAGGAGTGCGGCTTCATCATCGAGAACGCCGTCACCTGATCGGTTGCCGCTCTGACACTCAAACCTGACGAGGACCGATCATGAAGACGCCGAAGACCACCACAGCCGAACAGGCGGCCGCCGAGTTGGCCGCACAGGTCGTCGCGGGGACCGCCACCGACGAAAAGGCCAAGGCCGATGCCGAGGAAGCGGCAAAGGCCGCCACCAAGGCCGCCGCCGACGAGAAGGCCAAAGCCGATGCCGAGGAAGCGGCAAAGGCTGCCGCCAAGACCGCCGCCGATGCAGCCGCGAAGGCGGAGGCGGACGAGAAGGCCAAGGCCAATGCCGAGCATGATTGGCGCGTGGCGAAGCCGATCATCCGCAAGCGCAAGGTCCACCCGCTCGGCTCGACCATGACGCTGACGGATGCGGAGGCCGAGCCCTACCTGGACCGCCTCGAGCGTCTCTGACCCCAATCCCTTCGGCCGGCCTGTCGTCACGGCCGATCCGCCGGAGCGCGGAGCCTCAAACGCCGCCGCGCTCCGGCCTCGTCCTTTCATGACCACGGAGCCGCCCGATGGCCTACGCCACGATCGCCGATCTTGAAGAACGCTATCCCGATGAACTCGTGCTGCTCGCAGCCGACGGGGCGACGGGCCTTCGCGACGACGATCGCATCACGGCCGCGCTCGATGACGCCTCGATCGAGGTCAAGAGCATTCTCCAGGCGCGCTACTCGGCGGCCGAACTCGCCTTGCTCGATGCGGACGGGCTCGCCATCGTCAAGGTCTACACGATGGACATCGCGCTCTTCCGGATCGCCATCAGTTTCTCCCGGCTCACCGACGACATTCGCGAGCGCTACAAGTCCGCGCTCAAACGGCTTGAGGCCATCGCGGCCGGCAAGGGCGCGCTCACCTTCACCGGCGGCGGAACGCCCGACCCGAACGACGCCAGCTCTCAGAATGCCGTGCTCGTCTCCGCGCCCGAACGCGTCTTCACCCGCGCCCGTCAAGGGGGGCTGCCGTGAGCGGGATCCAAATCACCGTCGACCTTCGCGACCTCGATGACGCCATCAAGGGGCTGCGCGCCTTCCTGGACGTCGATCGGGAGGAGCTGCTCACCACGATCGGCAGCGCTGGTGTCGACCAGACGCAGCATCGCATCAACGACGAGAAGACGGCGCCGGACGGAACGCCCTGGCAGCCGAACCGAGCCGGAACCCCCACTCTCAACGCCAGCGGAAAACATCTGCTGAAGGACATTGCCTTCAATGCCGACGCCGACCAGGTCGAGTGGGGATCGCCCTGGCAATTCGCCCACGTCCACCAGGAAGGAATGGTCATCAAGCCGCGTTACGGACATGCGCTCAAATTCTGGTACGTCGCCGGCGGCAATGTGAACTTCGCTGTCGCAAAGCAGGTGACGATCCCGGCGCGGCCCTTCCTCGGTCTTTCCAACGACAACGTCGACGAGCTGCTGGACATCGTGACGGACGCCTTCGGCATGCTCGGGGGACATCCATGATCGAGCCCGTGCCGCTTGCCGATCTCATCGCCGCCGATCCTATCTCGCCAGTCAAGGCCGCGATCGTCGCCCGCCTCAAGGCGCTCCTGCCGGGCGTCATGGTGCAGCCGCACCCTGGCAAGGTCGACATTTCCGACATCGTCGCAAAGACGGTGATGCCGGCACCGGGCGTTGCCGTCGGCTGGTCGAAAGCCCGGATCGTGCCGATGGCGGACGGCGGGTGGCATGCGGCGATCGACTGGACCGCCTATGTCGTGACCAGCGATGACGTGATCGACGATGGAGTTGTCGGCAAACGGCGCTTCGAGCGCGACCAGGTCGCCAACGCGATCGGCCTGCGGCTGCTCAAGATCCTCGGCGATCCGGACGAGCAGCTCTGGCAGATCGCCGGCATCACGCCGCCGGAAGCGACCGATTTCAAGCCCTTCTTCACCGTCAAGGACGTTGCCCAGGGCATGGCCTATTACGCGGTGACGTGGCGCCAGACCGTCGTCGCCCTCGGCGCCGGCCTTTGGGGCGACCTGCCGACCGGGCAAGTCACGGAAGACGGCACCATCCAGTTTGACGGCGAGGACGAGATGATCGCGGCCATGAAGGCGGCCGGCTTCGGCATCCCCGGCAGCGACGATCAGGGGAGCGGCTCATGAATGCCGTTGCCACCGAACTGCGCCGCCTGCGCCGGCTTGCCGCCGTCACCGACCGGCGCATCGCGCTCGCCAACCTGCCGGGCAAGGTCGCCGCGATCGACGCTGAGAACCGTCTCGCGCGGCTCGTCATCGACACGGACGAGGACGGCAACCCTGTCCTCGGACCGTGGGCGACGTGGGAAGAACCGGGCGTCGGCGTGCTCGCCATGCACACGCCGCTGAAGGTCGGCCAGCAGGCGGCCTATTCCTCGCCCTCCGGAACGCTGGGCGCCGGCTCCTCGATCCGCCCGCGGGCTCACGACGACGACAACCCCGCGCCCTCAACCTCGGCCGACACCGTGACGTTCCAGGTCGGCGCGAGCTGGATCACGCTCAACGACGGCGAGGTCCAGATCAGCGGCGACACCATCCGCCTCATCGGCAACGTGGAAGTCCACGGCGCCTCGCTCACCCACAACGGCAAGAACGTCGGCGACAGCCACGCCCATTCCAACGTCGTCAACGGCCCGGCGATTTCCGGGCCGCCCGTTTAAGCCCCTTTCAAACCGCCTTGGAGGTTCCCTTGAAAGCCCCTCAAAAGACCACCTTCCGCATCACCGACAAGGCCGGCGAATACATCGCCGGCAAGCGCCGCGTGCCCGGTGCCGAGACCGTCATGCTCACGGCGCGCGAAGCCGCCTACGATCTGTCGCTCGGCACGCTTGAACTCATGGAGGACAAGTCCGCCGCCAGAAAGCGGACGAAGCCCGAGACGTCCGGCGCGGGCGAGACCGCCAACGGCGAAGGCTGATCCTCCATGGCGCGCGCCGTCCGATACCGCACCGGGATCTCCGACACGACGGGCAAGCCGCTCGTCGGCTGGGATCACGTGCGGCAGAGCCTCAACAAGATTTGGTTGACGCGGCCGGACAGCCGCGTGATGCGGCTCGACTTCGGATCGACGATGCATGAGCTGCTCGGCGAGGACGTGACGCCCGAGCTGGCGCTCCAGCTCTATGTCGCCCTTGTCCAGGCGGCGCACGCCAACGAGCCCGAATATCGGCTGAGCGAGGTGCAGCTCGTCTGGCTCACCCGCGAGGGCGGGCTCGGGCTTCGCCATGCCGGCACCTATTTTCCCGAGGGCCGCCTCGGCAATTATCAGCTCGCCATTCCGGTCACGGCCGAGCCGAAGCTCTTGAGGGCGGCGGCATGATGGTCGCACGCTCTCCCATCCTGCTTTCCTTCTGCGGCATACCCTTGTCGCCGAACCGCTCACACTTCGGCGGGGTATGCCGATGACGCGCTTCGCCGACATCGACCTCGCCAATCTGCCGGCGCCCGAAGCCGTCGAGACGCTCGACGCCGACGCCATCGCGGCCGAACGGATCGCCGAGCTGGCGACGCGGCTTGCGGCGATCGGCGTGCCCTTCGATACGGGCGGCCTCGACAGCGAGCCGCTTGCCGTCGTCGAGCAGGCCGGCGCCTTCGCCGAGACGCTGTTGCGCGGGCGGGTCAATGACGCGGTGCGCGCCGTGCTGCTCGCCACGGCGACGGGAACCGACCTCGACCAGCTCGGCGCCTTCCTCGGCGTTGCCCGCCTTGTCCTCACCCCGGTCGACGACACCGCGACGCCGCCGACCGAAGCTGTGCTTGAGAGCGACACGGCTTTCCGTCGTCGCATCCAGCTTGCTCCCGAGGCCCTGTCCGTCGCCGGACCGGAGGGCGCCTATCTGGCGCTGGCGCTCGGAACCTCGGACGCCGAAGGCGCGCTCCTGGTCAAGTCGGCCGCCGTCCATTCGGTTGACGCCAGTTTCGAGGCGGCGCCGGCCGGCTATCGCGTCGTCGACGCGGCCGATGCGCTCGCCGAGCTGCTCGCCGCATCGGCGGACGAATGGATCATCGACGACGGCGCCGGCGCCGCGCCCGATCGCTTCCGGCTGCCCGCCGGCCATGTGCATGTGATCATCCTGTCCGCTGCCGGCGACGGCGCGGCCGACGCCGACCTGGTCGCCGCCGTCAGGGCCAAATTGTCGGCCTCCGAAGTTCGCCCGATCGGCGATTTTCTGCATGTGGTGGCGGCGTCGATCGAGCCTTACGCGATCGACGTCACCCTGACGGTTGGCCCCGGCGCCGACCGGTCGGCAGTCGCCACGCTTGCCGAGGCCCGGCTTGCCGCCTTTGCCGATCGCCAGCACGCGGTTGGCGCAGAAGTCACCCAGGCGATGCTTGCGGCGGTCGCGTCGGTCGCCGGCACGGACGGTCTGCCGGTTGCCGCCCGGATCGCCATCACGTCGCCGGCCGCCGACGTTCTCCCCGGACCCTTCGCGGCGCCTTTCGCCTCGTCGATCGCCGTCACGGTGGAGGTGAGCGATGACTGAGGCAAGCCGCACGGCCAATGCCGATCTCATCTTGCCGGCCTCTGCAACCAAGCTGGAGCGGGCGCTCGTCGCTCTGGCGCTTCGGATTGGCGAAATCCCGTTGCCCTTGCCCGATGCCAAGGATCCGGCACGGACCGCGCTCGCGCTGTTGCCGCATCTTGCCTGGGAACGCTCGGTCGACGTCTGGGATCCGGACTGGCCGGAAACCGTCCAACGCGCCGTGGTCGCGGCGGCCTATGAGGTCCACCGCCGGAAGGGCACGCGCGGTGCGATCGAGGCCGCGCTCGCCGCGCTTTCCGTCGACGTCGACATCGTCGAGTGGTTCGACATGGCCCCGATGGGCGAACCCTATTCCTTCGCCGTGACGGCCTATGCGCGGACGAACCTCTACCAGGACGCGCCGCTGCTCGATGCCCGCACCATCGCCTCAATCGACCAGACCATCCGCAGAACGAAGCCGGCGAGCCGGCCTTATCGGCTTGCCGTCGGCGCGCTCGCCGAGGGCTCGATCGGCGTTTCCGGGACGGCCACCGCCGAACTGAGAGGGCGGCTCGACGCCCGCGCGGCCTTCCGTCCGAAGCGCACCATCACCCTCGGGCTCGCCGCGACCTCCACCGTCCAGATCCACGTCCGACTTGACATGAGGGCCACATGACCGCCGCCGCGCTGCAAATGACCATCACGACGGCGGGGCTTGCCGCCGTCATCGCCGCCCAGGGCGACGGGCTCCAGGCGACCATTATCGAGATCGCCGTTGGCAAGGGTGAGCCTGCGGGAGCGGACTTCGTCGGATATGAGCCGGTCGAGACGGCGACGGCGCTTGTCAGCGAGGCAGCGAGGGTGCCGCTGATCTCCGGCCAGGTGCTTGCCGGCAAGGGCTTTCGCGTCCAGGCGCAGGTTCCGGCGACCGAGGACGTCTACACCATCCGCGAGATCGGGGCGTTTCTGAGCGACGGCACGTTGCTGGCCCTCTGGTCCGATCCGACCCAGCTCGTCGCCGCGACGTCACCTCTCGCGGACATCAATTTCGCGGTCGACCTCAATCTGGCGGCCCTTCCGCTGGACGCGCTGGCGATCACCGTCCTGGAGCCGGATGTCCCGGACCTGACGCCGATCCTTGCCGAACTGCTGGCCGCCCAGGCCGCCAACCACCTCAACCACATCGAACTCGACCAGCGCTGCCGCGCCGCTGGCATCTGAGGAGCGACACGCATGACGACCGCCGCAGACTCTCTCAACAACGCTGCCAGCCAACTGGCGCTGGTCATCGCCGCTTATCAGCAGGTGACCGACGCAGTGCAGGAAAGGCTGGACGCACTCGCCGACTGGCAGATCGCCGATCCGATCACCGTCACGATCGGCGTCGACTACGCCACCATCCAGGAGGCCTGGGACGCGTTCAAGTTCAAGCAGTTGAATGCGGACGTGATCATCCAGGTCCCGGACGGCATCCACCCGATCAACCCGCTTCTGATGGCCGACGCGCCGTTCGGATCGCGAATTCGCATCCTCGGCAACATCGCCAATGCGGCCGCCTGCACGCTTCAGTACACCGGCGGAGCAGCAGACTACATCGTCTCTGTGGAGCGTTGTGCGCTGGAATTTTCCGGCTTCACGATCGACGGCGACGATCCGGAGGCGATCCTGACAGGGCTGCGCATCGTTGGCGGCTTCGTGACCAGCCAACCGGGCTCCATTCGTGTCAACGGTGTGGCGTCCGGTATCTCCGGCCAGGGCGGGGCGTGGTATTCGGGCGGTCAGCCGGAAATCACCGGCTGCCAGATTGGTATCGCCGCTTACGACAGCGCGCGTGTCGAATGCCCCGAGGCGACGATCGTCGGCCTCGGCAAGACATGGCTCGGGAGCAACGGCACCGCCCGCTCCTATGGCCTGTACTCGATCCGGTCGGGCACGGTCATCGCGCCCAAGTCGACGATCGATGCAGCCTATTTCGGGATGCAGGCGATCCGCGCCGGGGCGATGTTCGTTAGCGGAACGGCCCTCGATGACTGCGACACGGCCATCACTGCCGATCGCGCCGGCAATATCTACGCAGGCCCTGCCACCGACGGAACGCCGACCACGGTGACCAACGTCAACTCCGGTTTCGTCGCATCCATCAACGGCACGATCGAGGCGCAGAGCGCCGTCGTCGATGGCGCCATCACCGGCTTCGTCGCTTCGGGGAACGGTTCCATCGTCGCGGCGGGCGCGACGGCCAAGAACTGCTCCTCCTACGGCTATTCGGCCGTCCGCAACGGCTATATCGCCGCCCAGGACACCAACGCCAACAATGCCGGCAATGCCGTCAACTACAACCTTGCAAACGACACGCCCGGCGCGACCGGCGGTCTCATCACCTACAGCTAAGAGGAAGAGCAGACCATGGCAGACATGCAGCCACCGCGCGCCGATCTGCGCG is part of the Hartmannibacter diazotrophicus genome and encodes:
- a CDS encoding phage baseplate protein; amino-acid sequence: MNAVATELRRLRRLAAVTDRRIALANLPGKVAAIDAENRLARLVIDTDEDGNPVLGPWATWEEPGVGVLAMHTPLKVGQQAAYSSPSGTLGAGSSIRPRAHDDDNPAPSTSADTVTFQVGASWITLNDGEVQISGDTIRLIGNVEVHGASLTHNGKNVGDSHAHSNVVNGPAISGPPV
- a CDS encoding GPW/gp25 family protein; amino-acid sequence: MARAVRYRTGISDTTGKPLVGWDHVRQSLNKIWLTRPDSRVMRLDFGSTMHELLGEDVTPELALQLYVALVQAAHANEPEYRLSEVQLVWLTREGGLGLRHAGTYFPEGRLGNYQLAIPVTAEPKLLRAAA
- a CDS encoding phage virion morphogenesis protein — translated: MSGIQITVDLRDLDDAIKGLRAFLDVDREELLTTIGSAGVDQTQHRINDEKTAPDGTPWQPNRAGTPTLNASGKHLLKDIAFNADADQVEWGSPWQFAHVHQEGMVIKPRYGHALKFWYVAGGNVNFAVAKQVTIPARPFLGLSNDNVDELLDIVTDAFGMLGGHP
- a CDS encoding phage tail protein, which encodes MTAAALQMTITTAGLAAVIAAQGDGLQATIIEIAVGKGEPAGADFVGYEPVETATALVSEAARVPLISGQVLAGKGFRVQAQVPATEDVYTIREIGAFLSDGTLLALWSDPTQLVAATSPLADINFAVDLNLAALPLDALAITVLEPDVPDLTPILAELLAAQAANHLNHIELDQRCRAAGI
- a CDS encoding baseplate assembly protein encodes the protein MTRFADIDLANLPAPEAVETLDADAIAAERIAELATRLAAIGVPFDTGGLDSEPLAVVEQAGAFAETLLRGRVNDAVRAVLLATATGTDLDQLGAFLGVARLVLTPVDDTATPPTEAVLESDTAFRRRIQLAPEALSVAGPEGAYLALALGTSDAEGALLVKSAAVHSVDASFEAAPAGYRVVDAADALAELLAASADEWIIDDGAGAAPDRFRLPAGHVHVIILSAAGDGAADADLVAAVRAKLSASEVRPIGDFLHVVAASIEPYAIDVTLTVGPGADRSAVATLAEARLAAFADRQHAVGAEVTQAMLAAVASVAGTDGLPVAARIAITSPAADVLPGPFAAPFASSIAVTVEVSDD
- a CDS encoding phage tail protein I, whose translation is MTEASRTANADLILPASATKLERALVALALRIGEIPLPLPDAKDPARTALALLPHLAWERSVDVWDPDWPETVQRAVVAAAYEVHRRKGTRGAIEAALAALSVDVDIVEWFDMAPMGEPYSFAVTAYARTNLYQDAPLLDARTIASIDQTIRRTKPASRPYRLAVGALAEGSIGVSGTATAELRGRLDARAAFRPKRTITLGLAATSTVQIHVRLDMRAT
- a CDS encoding gp436 family protein, producing MAYATIADLEERYPDELVLLAADGATGLRDDDRITAALDDASIEVKSILQARYSAAELALLDADGLAIVKVYTMDIALFRIAISFSRLTDDIRERYKSALKRLEAIAAGKGALTFTGGGTPDPNDASSQNAVLVSAPERVFTRARQGGLP